In Rhodothermus marinus DSM 4252, a single genomic region encodes these proteins:
- a CDS encoding aldose epimerase family protein: MRTFWLVLCGGLLFGCQPSSNETPSPVEATTVTVTEESFGQLPDGRPVTLFRLRNASGMEVEVLNYGAIIRAIRVPDREGNPGDVVLGFDSLAAYLQPHPYIGAVVGRYANRIGGARFVLDGQTYELAANDGPNHLHGGLKGFDKVLWEAEPFTNGNEAGVRLTYVSPDGEEGYPGTLRATVTYTLADSNALVIDYEATTDKPTIVNLTQHAYFNLAGRGDILNHELQLFADFYTPVDERLIPTGEICPVAGTPLDFRTPQRIGARIDADHEQIRRGRGYDHNFVLRHTERGALELAARVYEPTTGRIMRVYTTEPGIQFYSGNFLDGSLTGKGGMVYARRTGFCLETQHFPDSPNKTHFPSPVLRPGETYRSRTVYAFDVAE, encoded by the coding sequence ATGCGAACGTTCTGGCTCGTGCTCTGCGGGGGGCTGCTGTTTGGTTGTCAGCCTTCGTCCAACGAAACCCCTTCGCCTGTGGAAGCGACAACGGTAACCGTCACCGAGGAATCGTTTGGCCAGTTGCCCGACGGACGGCCTGTCACGCTTTTCCGGCTACGCAATGCCAGCGGGATGGAAGTCGAAGTCCTGAATTACGGGGCGATCATCCGGGCCATTCGGGTGCCCGATCGCGAGGGGAACCCGGGCGATGTGGTGCTGGGCTTCGACAGTCTTGCAGCCTATCTGCAACCCCATCCTTACATCGGGGCAGTGGTCGGTCGCTATGCCAACCGCATCGGCGGGGCCCGCTTCGTGCTCGACGGCCAGACCTACGAGCTGGCGGCCAACGATGGCCCCAACCACCTGCACGGCGGGCTGAAAGGCTTCGACAAAGTGCTCTGGGAGGCTGAGCCGTTCACGAATGGGAACGAAGCCGGTGTGCGCTTGACGTACGTGAGTCCCGACGGTGAGGAGGGCTATCCGGGCACGCTGCGGGCGACGGTTACCTACACGCTGGCCGATTCGAACGCGCTCGTGATCGACTACGAGGCGACCACCGACAAACCCACCATCGTCAACCTGACGCAGCATGCCTACTTCAACCTGGCCGGTCGCGGGGACATCCTGAACCATGAACTGCAGCTCTTTGCCGATTTCTACACGCCGGTAGACGAGCGGCTGATTCCTACCGGCGAAATATGCCCGGTGGCGGGCACGCCGCTGGACTTTCGCACCCCGCAGCGCATCGGTGCGCGCATCGACGCCGACCACGAGCAGATCCGTCGCGGCCGTGGCTACGACCACAACTTCGTGCTGCGCCACACCGAACGCGGCGCGCTGGAGCTGGCCGCCCGCGTCTACGAGCCCACCACCGGCCGCATCATGCGCGTCTACACCACCGAGCCGGGCATTCAGTTCTACAGCGGTAACTTCCTGGACGGCTCGCTGACCGGCAAAGGCGGCATGGTGTACGCCCGGCGCACCGGCTTCTGTCTGGAGACGCAGCATTTTCCGGATTCACCCAACAAGACGCATTTTCCGTCACCGGTGCTGCGTCCGGGTGAGACCTACCGCTCGCGTACGGTTTACGCCTTCGACGTGGCCGAGTAG
- the tkt gene encoding transketolase, producing the protein MQEQKATEAIRETDFSPGELDNLCINTIRFLAVDAVEQAKSGHPGMPMGAAPMAYVLWTRHLRHNPRDPKWPNRDRFVLSAGHGSMLLYALLHLTGYDLPMEELQRFRQWGSRTPGHPEYGLTPGVETTTGPLGQGFGNAVGMAIAEQYLAAHFNRDGFPLFDHFTYVIASDGDLMEGISHEAASLAGHLGLGKLIVLYDDNDISIDGSTDITFTEDVGARFEAYGWHVQRVDDGNDLVAIDAALRQAKAETERPSLIIVRTHIGYGSPNKQDTPAAHGAPLGPEEVRLTKRNLGWPEDRTFYVPDEVYRHMRQAVTRGQQWQAEWEALRARYREAYPAEAAELDRWLSRRLPEGWSEGLPTFEAGKAVATRNAGGAVLDVLAARIPELIGGSADLAESNKTHPKGREAFSRDNRKGGYIHFGVREHAMAAICNGLSLHGLRAYASTFLVFSDYLRPSLRLSALMEQPVIYVFTHDSIGLGEDGPTHQPIEHLASLRAIPHVVVLRPADATETVEAWKVALEREDGPTVLVLTRQNVPVLDRSRLAPADGVRRGAYVLKEAQGALQAILLASGSEVHVALAAAEQLEAEGIGTRVVSVPSWELFKKQEAAYRESVLPPEVTVRVAVEAGVGQGWEQFVGCRGRIVSIERFGASAPGKVLFEKFGFTPERVASEVRALLAQNH; encoded by the coding sequence ATGCAGGAACAGAAGGCGACGGAGGCGATTCGGGAAACCGACTTTTCGCCGGGTGAACTGGACAATCTGTGCATCAATACGATTCGATTTCTGGCCGTCGATGCCGTCGAGCAGGCGAAGTCCGGCCATCCAGGCATGCCGATGGGCGCGGCGCCAATGGCCTACGTGCTCTGGACCCGGCATCTGCGGCACAATCCGCGCGATCCGAAGTGGCCGAACCGGGATCGGTTCGTGCTTTCGGCCGGTCATGGCTCGATGTTGCTCTACGCGCTGCTGCACCTGACCGGCTACGACCTGCCCATGGAGGAGTTGCAGCGCTTTCGTCAGTGGGGATCGCGCACGCCGGGCCATCCGGAATACGGGTTAACGCCCGGGGTCGAGACCACGACGGGACCGCTGGGCCAGGGCTTCGGAAATGCCGTCGGGATGGCGATCGCCGAGCAGTATCTGGCGGCGCATTTCAACCGGGACGGATTCCCGCTGTTCGACCATTTCACGTACGTGATCGCCTCCGACGGCGATCTGATGGAGGGCATCTCGCACGAGGCGGCTTCGCTGGCCGGACATCTCGGGCTGGGGAAGTTGATCGTGCTCTACGATGACAACGACATTTCCATCGACGGCTCGACGGACATCACCTTCACCGAGGACGTCGGCGCGCGCTTTGAGGCCTACGGCTGGCATGTGCAGCGCGTGGACGACGGGAACGACCTGGTAGCCATCGATGCGGCGCTTCGGCAGGCCAAAGCCGAGACCGAACGCCCTTCGCTCATCATCGTGCGCACGCACATCGGCTACGGAAGCCCGAACAAGCAGGACACGCCCGCCGCGCACGGCGCGCCGCTCGGACCCGAAGAGGTGCGCCTGACCAAGCGCAACCTGGGCTGGCCCGAGGACAGGACCTTCTACGTGCCGGACGAAGTCTACCGGCACATGCGGCAGGCCGTCACGCGGGGGCAGCAGTGGCAGGCCGAATGGGAGGCGCTGCGCGCCCGCTATCGGGAGGCCTATCCCGCCGAAGCCGCTGAACTGGACCGCTGGCTGAGCCGGCGGTTGCCCGAAGGGTGGAGCGAGGGACTCCCGACCTTCGAGGCGGGCAAGGCCGTGGCCACGCGTAATGCCGGCGGCGCCGTGCTCGACGTACTGGCCGCCCGTATTCCCGAGCTGATCGGCGGCTCGGCCGACCTGGCCGAGTCGAACAAGACGCATCCGAAAGGGCGCGAGGCCTTCAGCCGCGACAACCGCAAGGGCGGCTACATCCATTTCGGGGTGCGCGAGCATGCCATGGCGGCCATCTGCAACGGGCTGTCGCTGCACGGACTGCGGGCCTACGCGAGCACCTTTCTGGTCTTCAGCGATTATCTGCGGCCGTCGCTGCGGCTGAGCGCCCTCATGGAGCAGCCGGTCATCTACGTGTTCACGCACGACTCGATCGGGCTGGGCGAGGACGGGCCCACGCATCAGCCGATCGAGCATCTGGCCAGCCTGCGCGCCATCCCGCACGTGGTGGTGCTGCGGCCGGCCGACGCGACCGAGACGGTGGAAGCCTGGAAGGTGGCGCTCGAGCGCGAGGACGGTCCCACGGTGCTCGTACTGACACGTCAGAACGTGCCGGTGCTGGACCGGAGCCGCCTGGCACCGGCCGATGGGGTGCGCCGTGGCGCTTACGTGCTCAAAGAAGCACAGGGCGCGCTGCAGGCGATCCTGCTGGCTTCGGGCAGTGAAGTGCATGTGGCGCTGGCGGCCGCCGAACAGCTCGAAGCCGAAGGCATCGGCACGCGCGTCGTCAGCGTGCCTTCCTGGGAGCTGTTCAAAAAGCAGGAGGCGGCCTATCGGGAATCGGTACTCCCGCCGGAGGTGACCGTGCGGGTGGCCGTCGAAGCCGGGGTCGGACAGGGATGGGAGCAGTTCGTGGGGTGCCGGGGCCGCATCGTCAGCATCGAGCGCTTCGGCGCTTCGGCCCCCGGCAAGGTCCTGTTCGAAAAATTCGGCTTCACGCCCGAGCGGGTGGCCAGTGAAGTGCGTGCGCTGCTGGCGCAGAACCATTGA
- a CDS encoding alpha-N-arabinofuranosidase: MRGLFSKGLLLLIVLACTGSVLQAQPTHRLVIHADQGRVQISRHIYGHFIEHLGYGIYGGFWQRDAQGRWHLRQDIVDALRRIRIPNLRWPGGCFADLYHWKDGIGPQEQRRPILNAFWGQVVEDNSFGTHEFMALVEALGAEPYIAGNVGSGTPREMAEWVEYLTAEDGPMARLRKQNGREQPWRVPFWGVGNESWGCGGNMDPEYYADLYRRFATYLFNYGGNRLYKIAAGPADADTTWTSVLMRDVFRRNPGLMQGISVHYYTWISKTGRWNDKEPATGFDEWGWFKGLQKALFLDEVLRRHEAVMDRYDPEKRVGLIVDEWGMWHAPEPGSNPAFLVQQNTLRDALVAAVSLNIFNHHAERVRMANLAQTINVLQALILTREGEETIVLTPTYHVFDLYKEHQDATLLPVELEAGEYRYGDEAIPALNASASRNAEGAVHLTIANLDPHQERVVQARLEGIQPARVEGRVLTAEAMDAHNTFEAPDRVRPVAFTAYRAVGDGVYELRLPARSVVALTFYPR; encoded by the coding sequence ATGCGTGGACTGTTTTCGAAAGGGCTTTTGCTGCTGATCGTGCTGGCCTGCACGGGCAGCGTCTTGCAGGCACAACCGACGCACCGGCTCGTCATTCACGCGGATCAGGGTCGGGTGCAGATCAGCCGGCACATCTACGGGCATTTTATCGAACACCTGGGCTACGGCATCTATGGCGGTTTCTGGCAGCGGGACGCGCAGGGGCGCTGGCACCTGCGGCAGGACATTGTCGACGCGCTCCGGCGCATTCGCATCCCGAACCTGCGCTGGCCGGGCGGCTGCTTTGCCGATCTGTACCACTGGAAAGACGGCATCGGTCCGCAGGAGCAGCGCCGTCCGATCCTGAATGCCTTCTGGGGACAGGTGGTCGAGGATAACAGCTTTGGCACGCACGAATTCATGGCGCTGGTCGAAGCACTGGGCGCCGAGCCCTACATCGCCGGGAACGTGGGCAGCGGCACGCCCCGCGAAATGGCCGAATGGGTCGAATACCTGACGGCCGAAGACGGTCCCATGGCCCGCCTGCGCAAACAGAACGGCCGGGAACAGCCCTGGCGTGTGCCCTTCTGGGGCGTGGGCAATGAAAGCTGGGGCTGCGGCGGCAACATGGATCCTGAGTACTATGCGGACCTCTACCGCCGCTTTGCCACCTACCTGTTCAACTATGGCGGCAATCGGCTCTACAAAATTGCCGCCGGGCCGGCCGATGCCGACACGACCTGGACCAGCGTGCTCATGCGCGACGTCTTCCGTCGCAATCCCGGGCTGATGCAGGGCATTTCGGTGCACTATTACACCTGGATTTCGAAAACGGGCCGCTGGAACGATAAAGAACCGGCCACCGGCTTTGACGAGTGGGGCTGGTTCAAAGGCTTGCAGAAAGCGCTCTTTCTGGACGAAGTGCTGCGCCGGCACGAAGCCGTCATGGATCGCTACGATCCCGAAAAGCGGGTGGGGCTGATCGTGGACGAGTGGGGCATGTGGCATGCGCCCGAGCCCGGCTCGAACCCGGCCTTTCTGGTGCAGCAGAACACGCTGCGCGACGCGCTCGTGGCGGCCGTTTCGCTGAACATCTTCAACCACCACGCCGAACGCGTCAGGATGGCCAATCTGGCGCAGACGATCAACGTGCTGCAGGCACTGATCCTCACGCGAGAAGGCGAGGAAACGATCGTGCTGACGCCCACCTATCACGTGTTCGACCTCTACAAAGAACATCAGGACGCGACGCTATTGCCTGTCGAGCTGGAGGCCGGGGAATACCGCTACGGCGACGAGGCCATTCCGGCGCTGAATGCTTCGGCTTCGCGCAATGCGGAAGGGGCCGTGCATCTGACGATTGCCAATCTGGACCCGCACCAGGAGCGGGTGGTGCAGGCCCGACTGGAGGGCATCCAACCGGCCCGCGTGGAAGGACGTGTGCTGACCGCCGAGGCAATGGATGCGCACAACACGTTCGAAGCGCCCGACCGGGTGCGACCGGTCGCCTTCACCGCCTACCGTGCCGTGGGCGATGGCGTCTATGAGCTACGCCTTCCGGCCAGGTCGGTCGTGGCGCTCACTTTCTATCCGCGCTGA
- a CDS encoding L-ribulose-5-phosphate 4-epimerase: MAFEKLKAAVWKTNRDIVRSGLVQLTWGNASGVDRQAGVMAIKPSGVDYDRLRPDDMVIVELETGRVVEGTLKPSTDTPTHRYLYLAFEEIGGIVHTHSRHAVAWAQARRPIPCLGTTHADHFYGEIPVTRPLRPEEVAEAYEHQTGVVIAECFRERGLDPLEVPGVLVAGHGPFAWGETPEKAAENALVLELVAEMALYTCQLNPEAPVLERYVLDKHFRRKHGSQAYYGQR; this comes from the coding sequence ATGGCGTTCGAAAAACTGAAGGCGGCGGTCTGGAAGACGAACCGGGACATCGTGCGGAGCGGGCTGGTGCAGCTCACCTGGGGCAATGCCAGCGGGGTGGATCGCCAGGCCGGCGTCATGGCCATCAAACCCAGCGGCGTGGACTACGACCGACTGCGGCCGGACGACATGGTGATCGTCGAACTGGAAACCGGCCGCGTGGTGGAGGGCACGCTGAAGCCCTCGACCGACACGCCCACGCACCGCTACCTGTACCTGGCGTTCGAAGAAATCGGCGGCATCGTGCACACGCATTCCCGACATGCGGTGGCCTGGGCCCAGGCGCGCCGACCGATCCCGTGCCTGGGGACGACCCATGCCGACCATTTCTACGGAGAGATTCCGGTTACGCGACCGTTGCGGCCGGAAGAGGTCGCCGAAGCCTACGAGCACCAGACGGGCGTGGTGATCGCCGAGTGCTTCCGGGAGCGCGGGCTCGATCCGCTGGAGGTGCCCGGCGTGCTGGTGGCCGGGCATGGCCCTTTTGCCTGGGGTGAAACCCCGGAAAAAGCGGCCGAAAACGCGCTGGTGCTCGAACTGGTGGCCGAAATGGCCCTCTACACCTGTCAGCTCAATCCCGAAGCGCCCGTGCTCGAGCGGTACGTGCTGGACAAACACTTCCGGCGCAAGCACGGAAGCCAGGCTTACTACGGACAGCGATAG
- a CDS encoding glycoside hydrolase family 97 protein, translating into MRRVSLWLTLALLAAAACRPSTERSLSSPDGQLTVQVWLQDGRLLYQVWRQGQPVLEPSPLGLVRSDADFTGGLRLEGVSPVRRVVETYTLVAGKRRVNRHEANERVYRLRNAEGRLLEVVFRVANDGVAFRYRFPESDPTPREILEERTTFDFPDSARAWLQPLAEPKSGWRQTNPSYEEYYLQDIPVGTPSPMAGWVFPALFRVGSHWVLIIEADVDSTFCGARLRPEAPGGAYRIGYPDAREAIPGQGHLPRSALPWQTPWRVLAVGDLKTIVESTLGTDLAAPAIAVDTTFIRPGRASWSWALLKDPSITYEVQRRFIDYAAEMGWEYTLIDVNWDSTIGYGRMAELARYAATRGVGLWLWYNSSGNWNTTTYRPKSRLLTRADRQREFARLAAMGIRGIKVDFFGGDGRSMIRYYHEILQDAAAHRLMVNFHGCTLPRGWTRTYPHLMTMEAVRGFEFVTFTQEGADREANHAAMLPFTRNVFDPMDYTPLSLGEIPGVVRRTTNGFQLALTVLFTSGVQHFAETPEGMRRVPEAVRAFLREVPVVWEETRFVDGWPGRFVVLARRAGDGRWYLAGINGEATSRTVTLDLSFLQPGQTGLLLTDGETARAFRIDTLRYQPPLTVSMRPNGGFVLVWSP; encoded by the coding sequence ATGCGGCGCGTGTCGCTGTGGTTGACGCTGGCGCTGCTGGCGGCAGCCGCCTGTCGGCCATCCACGGAGCGCTCGCTTTCCAGCCCGGACGGACAGCTCACCGTACAGGTGTGGCTGCAGGATGGACGCCTCTTGTATCAGGTGTGGCGCCAGGGACAGCCCGTATTGGAACCCTCACCGCTGGGGCTGGTCCGATCCGATGCCGACTTTACGGGCGGGCTCCGGCTGGAGGGCGTCAGCCCGGTGCGTCGGGTGGTCGAAACCTACACGCTGGTGGCCGGCAAGCGCCGCGTCAATCGCCATGAAGCGAACGAACGCGTCTACCGGCTGCGCAATGCCGAGGGGCGGCTGCTGGAGGTGGTGTTTCGCGTCGCGAACGACGGCGTGGCCTTCCGCTATCGCTTCCCGGAAAGCGACCCGACGCCCCGGGAAATCCTTGAAGAACGGACCACGTTCGACTTCCCCGACAGCGCGCGGGCCTGGCTGCAACCGCTGGCCGAGCCGAAAAGCGGCTGGCGCCAGACGAACCCTTCCTACGAAGAGTACTACCTGCAGGACATCCCGGTCGGTACGCCCTCGCCCATGGCCGGCTGGGTCTTTCCCGCGCTGTTCCGGGTGGGGTCGCACTGGGTGCTGATTATCGAGGCGGACGTCGACAGTACGTTCTGCGGCGCACGGCTGCGCCCCGAGGCGCCGGGCGGTGCCTATCGGATCGGCTATCCGGACGCCCGCGAGGCCATTCCCGGTCAGGGCCATCTACCGCGCAGCGCGCTTCCTTGGCAGACGCCCTGGCGCGTGCTCGCGGTGGGCGATCTGAAGACGATCGTCGAATCGACCCTGGGCACCGATCTGGCCGCACCGGCCATTGCCGTCGATACCACGTTCATCCGGCCGGGCCGCGCCTCCTGGAGCTGGGCGCTGCTCAAAGACCCTTCCATTACCTATGAGGTGCAGCGCCGCTTCATCGACTATGCGGCCGAGATGGGCTGGGAGTACACGCTGATCGACGTCAACTGGGACTCGACGATCGGCTATGGCCGCATGGCCGAACTGGCCCGCTATGCCGCCACGCGCGGCGTGGGGCTCTGGCTCTGGTACAACTCGTCGGGCAACTGGAACACGACCACCTATCGGCCAAAAAGCCGGCTGCTGACCCGTGCGGATCGGCAGCGTGAATTTGCGCGGCTGGCCGCCATGGGCATTCGGGGGATCAAGGTGGACTTCTTCGGAGGCGATGGCCGCTCGATGATCCGCTACTACCATGAAATCCTGCAGGACGCGGCCGCGCACCGGCTGATGGTGAACTTTCACGGCTGCACGTTGCCGCGCGGCTGGACCCGTACCTATCCCCACCTGATGACGATGGAGGCGGTCCGGGGCTTCGAATTTGTCACCTTCACGCAGGAAGGAGCCGATCGAGAGGCCAACCATGCAGCCATGCTCCCGTTCACGCGCAACGTGTTCGATCCGATGGACTACACGCCCCTGAGCCTTGGTGAAATTCCGGGCGTGGTGCGGCGCACGACGAACGGGTTTCAGCTGGCGCTGACCGTGCTGTTTACGTCCGGCGTCCAGCACTTTGCCGAAACGCCCGAGGGCATGCGCCGGGTGCCTGAGGCGGTGCGGGCGTTTTTGCGAGAGGTACCGGTCGTGTGGGAGGAGACGCGCTTTGTGGACGGCTGGCCCGGTCGGTTCGTGGTGCTGGCCCGACGGGCCGGAGACGGGCGCTGGTATCTGGCCGGCATCAACGGCGAGGCGACGTCGCGGACGGTCACGCTGGATCTATCGTTTCTACAGCCCGGGCAGACCGGCCTGCTCCTGACCGACGGCGAAACCGCACGCGCTTTTCGGATCGACACGCTGCGCTACCAGCCGCCGCTTACGGTCTCTATGCGGCCGAACGGCGGCTTTGTGCTCGTCTGGTCGCCCTGA
- the fsa gene encoding fructose-6-phosphate aldolase: MKFFLDTADLDEIREAASLGILDGVTTNPTLIRKAGARDFHEHIYQICELVEGDVSAEVTATDYEGMLREARELARIHERVVVKIPLIAEGIRAIKTLTEEGIRTNCTLCFSPTQALVAAKAGATYISPFAGRLDDVSSDGMHVIEQVVKIYRNYGFKTQVLAASLRHPMHVLQAALMGADVATMPFSVMMQLLKHPLTDVGLERFLKDWEAYLQAKQGVQTA; the protein is encoded by the coding sequence ATGAAATTCTTTCTGGACACGGCCGACCTGGACGAAATCCGTGAAGCGGCGAGCCTGGGCATTCTCGATGGCGTCACCACAAACCCCACGCTGATCCGGAAAGCGGGCGCCCGTGATTTCCACGAGCATATCTACCAGATCTGCGAGCTGGTCGAAGGCGACGTGTCGGCCGAGGTGACGGCCACGGACTACGAGGGCATGTTGCGCGAAGCGCGGGAACTGGCCCGCATCCACGAGCGCGTGGTCGTGAAGATCCCGCTGATCGCCGAAGGCATCCGTGCCATCAAGACGCTGACGGAGGAAGGCATTCGCACGAACTGCACGCTGTGCTTTTCGCCCACGCAGGCACTCGTGGCGGCCAAGGCCGGAGCGACCTACATCAGTCCGTTTGCCGGTCGCCTCGACGACGTGTCGTCCGACGGCATGCACGTGATCGAGCAGGTGGTCAAGATTTATCGGAACTACGGTTTCAAGACGCAGGTGCTGGCCGCCTCGCTGCGCCATCCGATGCATGTGCTGCAGGCGGCCCTGATGGGTGCCGACGTGGCCACCATGCCCTTCAGCGTGATGATGCAGTTGCTCAAGCACCCGCTGACGGATGTGGGGCTGGAGCGCTTCCTGAAAGACTGGGAAGCCTACCTGCAGGCAAAGCAGGGCGTGCAGACGGCCTGA
- a CDS encoding sodium:solute symporter yields the protein MTVLDWLIVAAYFAILAGIVWWSARRVKTTTDYFLAGRDVGFFVIGASIFASNIGSEHIVGLAGSGAANGLAQAHWELHAWILVLLAWVFVPFYYRSGVFTMPEFLERRFNSRARWILAVVSLTAYVFTKVSVTVYAGALVFRTLLADVFGSPDQAFWVGAIATVLATGIYTILGGLRAVVYTEVLQTGLLILGSVFITVFGLSALGGWGELREVARLQGEQWALWRSNSDPVFPWLGVMISSPIVGIWYWCTDQYIVQRTLAARSLKDARRGALWGGFLKVWPVFIFLVPGMIGYALHQKGLIHIPTDATGKIQGDMVFPTLVAELLPLGLRGLVVGGLLSALMSSLSSLFNSCATLFTVDIYEKLRPGRPEPELVRVGRIATAVVVGLGLLWIPIMKVMAESKAGLYDYLQNVQGFLAPPITAVFLLGLASRRINAKGAVWGLGVGFVLGLLKLTLQSMVQNGALDPNTLLGAIGAFNGYYFSGLLFFVSVAIVVGVSLLTEAPPEEKVRGLTFGTVSASDRSESRKTWDWRDVTLTVVVLGLVLAIYLYFSFWV from the coding sequence ATGACGGTACTGGACTGGTTAATCGTGGCGGCCTATTTCGCGATCCTGGCCGGGATCGTCTGGTGGTCGGCCCGCCGCGTCAAGACCACCACGGACTATTTCCTGGCCGGCCGCGACGTGGGCTTTTTCGTCATCGGCGCCTCGATTTTCGCTTCGAACATCGGCTCGGAGCACATCGTGGGGCTGGCCGGAAGCGGTGCGGCCAACGGCCTGGCCCAGGCGCACTGGGAGCTGCACGCCTGGATTCTGGTGCTGCTGGCCTGGGTGTTCGTGCCGTTTTACTACCGCTCGGGCGTTTTCACGATGCCGGAGTTTCTCGAGCGGCGCTTCAACAGCCGCGCGCGCTGGATTCTGGCCGTGGTGTCGCTGACGGCCTACGTGTTCACGAAGGTGTCGGTGACGGTCTATGCGGGGGCGCTGGTGTTTCGGACGCTGCTGGCCGACGTGTTTGGTTCGCCGGACCAGGCGTTCTGGGTGGGGGCGATTGCGACGGTGCTGGCCACGGGGATTTACACGATTCTGGGGGGGCTTCGGGCGGTGGTTTACACCGAGGTGTTGCAGACGGGGTTGTTGATTCTGGGGAGTGTGTTCATCACGGTGTTCGGACTTTCGGCGCTGGGGGGCTGGGGCGAGCTGCGGGAGGTGGCGCGCCTGCAGGGCGAGCAGTGGGCCCTGTGGCGCTCGAACAGTGATCCGGTGTTTCCGTGGCTGGGCGTGATGATTTCCTCGCCGATCGTGGGCATCTGGTACTGGTGCACGGACCAGTACATTGTGCAGCGGACGCTGGCGGCGCGTTCGCTCAAGGATGCACGTCGGGGCGCGCTCTGGGGTGGTTTTCTGAAGGTGTGGCCGGTGTTCATTTTTCTGGTGCCGGGGATGATCGGCTATGCGCTGCACCAGAAGGGGTTGATTCACATTCCGACGGACGCCACGGGGAAGATTCAGGGCGACATGGTCTTTCCGACGCTGGTGGCGGAGTTGTTGCCGCTGGGCCTGCGTGGGCTGGTCGTCGGCGGCCTGCTTTCGGCATTGATGTCGTCGCTTTCGTCGCTGTTCAATTCGTGCGCGACGCTTTTCACGGTGGACATTTACGAGAAGCTTCGTCCGGGTCGCCCGGAGCCGGAGCTGGTGCGTGTGGGACGGATTGCGACGGCGGTGGTGGTGGGGCTGGGCTTGCTGTGGATTCCGATCATGAAGGTGATGGCCGAGTCGAAGGCGGGGTTGTACGACTATTTGCAGAACGTGCAGGGTTTTCTGGCGCCGCCGATCACGGCGGTATTTCTGCTGGGATTGGCCAGTCGTCGCATCAATGCGAAGGGTGCGGTGTGGGGGCTTGGTGTTGGTTTTGTGCTGGGGCTGTTGAAGTTGACGTTGCAGTCGATGGTGCAGAACGGGGCGCTGGATCCGAATACGCTCCTGGGCGCAATCGGTGCGTTTAATGGCTATTACTTCTCCGGACTGTTATTTTTCGTGAGCGTGGCGATTGTGGTGGGTGTGTCGTTGCTGACGGAGGCGCCGCCGGAGGAGAAGGTTCGGGGGTTGACGTTTGGTACGGTGTCGGCGTCGGACCGGTCTGAGAGTCGGAAGACGTGGGACTGGCGGGATGTGACGTTGACGGTGGTGGTGCTGGGGCTGGTGCTGGCGATTTATCTGTACTTCTCCTTCTGGGTGTAA